In a single window of the Frondihabitans peucedani genome:
- a CDS encoding MOSC domain-containing protein, translated as MPLITAVCRVAALLPDSGAVGVTAIDKRPLDGPVEVKKLGVYGDVQASRKHHGGPDKAVYAFADEDAAHFTRLLGREVVPGLFGENLRTSGLDVTGAVLGERWAIGERLAVEVTMPRTPCATFARRMREPRWVKRFADEGRPGAYLRVIRAGSAADGDEVVVTSRPEHGVTIGECFAGLSPDRALLLLDLADRGGFVAEPVLDEARRASARVGV; from the coding sequence ATGCCCCTGATCACCGCCGTCTGCCGCGTGGCCGCCCTCCTGCCCGACTCGGGTGCCGTCGGCGTGACCGCCATCGACAAGCGTCCGCTCGACGGCCCGGTCGAGGTGAAGAAGCTCGGCGTCTACGGCGACGTCCAGGCCAGCCGCAAGCACCACGGCGGGCCCGACAAGGCGGTGTACGCGTTCGCCGACGAGGACGCCGCCCACTTCACCCGGCTCCTCGGGCGCGAGGTCGTGCCAGGTCTGTTCGGCGAGAACCTCCGGACCTCCGGCCTCGACGTCACCGGCGCCGTCCTCGGCGAGCGCTGGGCCATCGGCGAGCGCCTGGCCGTCGAGGTCACCATGCCCCGGACGCCGTGCGCCACCTTCGCCCGCCGCATGAGGGAGCCGCGCTGGGTCAAGCGGTTCGCCGACGAGGGGCGTCCGGGCGCCTACCTCCGGGTGATCCGAGCAGGATCGGCGGCCGACGGCGACGAGGTCGTCGTCACGTCCCGGCCCGAGCACGGCGTCACCATCGGCGAGTGCTTCGCCGGGCTCTCTCCCGACCGCGCGCTCCTGCTGCTCGACCTCGCCGACCGCGGCGGCTTCGTCGCGGAGCCGGTGCTCGACGAGGCCCGGCGGGCCAGCGCTCGGGTCGGCGTCTGA
- a CDS encoding FAD-dependent monooxygenase, which translates to MTEAQADARRALISGAGFAGLTAAFWMRELGYEVTVVETARGLKKGGTPVDIRDETIEIVRRMGLLDAVRARSLPPRTTEFVDAAGTIVARMDPEAADADGPTDAPGDGYEIHRDDLLEILFERIDGEVEVLFDDSITSMVDSPDGVRVGFRDGSERDFALVLGCDGNHSTVRRLRFGEEGRYTHFLQNYFSVAIVDEELLEPGVTRILSTPGHTLMLNAYDGSTDIVVTFHADDEIAYDHRDADEQRRILRERSAAGGEAFIRMVEKAESADDLYFDKLSQTRMPTWVSGRVALVGDAGYCASPAAGMGGSLAILGATALHDAFATAGGDIEAAFREYETSFRPVAERIQDQALAFGLPAFFPETQEAIDARNAMLAGA; encoded by the coding sequence ATGACCGAAGCACAGGCGGACGCGCGGAGAGCACTGATCTCGGGGGCCGGGTTCGCCGGGCTCACGGCGGCGTTCTGGATGCGGGAGCTCGGGTACGAGGTGACCGTGGTCGAGACCGCTCGGGGCCTGAAAAAGGGCGGGACGCCCGTCGACATCCGCGACGAGACGATCGAGATCGTGCGGCGGATGGGCCTCCTGGACGCCGTCCGCGCGAGGAGCCTGCCGCCGCGCACGACGGAGTTCGTGGACGCGGCCGGCACGATCGTCGCCCGCATGGACCCTGAGGCGGCGGATGCCGACGGCCCGACCGACGCCCCGGGCGACGGCTATGAGATCCACCGCGACGACCTCCTCGAGATCCTGTTCGAGCGGATCGACGGCGAGGTCGAGGTGCTCTTCGACGATTCGATCACCTCGATGGTCGACTCTCCGGACGGTGTGCGGGTGGGATTCCGCGACGGCTCCGAGAGAGACTTCGCGCTCGTTCTGGGGTGCGACGGCAACCACTCCACCGTCCGACGGCTGCGTTTCGGGGAGGAGGGCCGGTACACGCACTTCCTCCAGAACTACTTCTCCGTCGCGATCGTCGACGAGGAGCTCCTCGAGCCGGGCGTGACCCGCATCCTGAGCACTCCGGGACACACCCTGATGCTGAACGCCTACGACGGCAGCACCGACATCGTCGTCACGTTCCACGCCGACGACGAGATCGCCTACGACCACCGCGACGCCGACGAGCAGAGGCGGATCCTGCGCGAGCGCTCCGCTGCCGGAGGCGAGGCGTTCATCAGGATGGTCGAGAAGGCGGAGAGCGCCGACGATCTCTACTTCGACAAGCTCAGTCAGACCAGGATGCCGACCTGGGTGTCCGGTCGCGTGGCCCTCGTCGGGGATGCGGGCTACTGCGCCTCCCCGGCCGCCGGAATGGGCGGTTCCCTGGCGATCCTCGGTGCGACCGCCCTTCACGACGCCTTCGCGACGGCCGGCGGCGACATCGAGGCCGCCTTCCGCGAGTACGAGACGAGCTTCCGTCCGGTCGCCGAGCGGATCCAGGATCAGGCGCTCGCCTTCGGTCTCCCCGCGTTCTTCCCGGAGACCCAGGAGGCGATCGACGCGCGGAACGCGATGCTCGCGGGAGCCTGA
- a CDS encoding TetR/AcrR family transcriptional regulator, with the protein MERSLGLRERKKLETKHRLGDVAARLFAERGFDAVSVSDVARAADVADQTVYNYFPTKPELVLDRADEILERSRRVVAERAEDETPADAVRVLVHEDIERFTTGDPALARGEFPAQSLQSDILRRYALEFRHDQAEAIAAALVETDPALPLLVARIHAGSLVTVVHAVTERIGAAVLDDADRETAAAELRADADTALDDAAENFRATVTRVRSRRPRA; encoded by the coding sequence ATGGAGAGGTCGCTGGGGCTGCGCGAGCGCAAGAAGCTCGAGACCAAGCACCGCCTCGGGGACGTCGCCGCGCGGCTGTTCGCCGAGCGGGGCTTCGACGCGGTGTCGGTGTCCGACGTCGCCAGGGCCGCGGATGTCGCCGATCAGACCGTCTACAACTACTTCCCGACGAAGCCGGAGCTCGTCCTCGACCGGGCCGACGAGATCCTGGAGAGGTCCAGGCGGGTCGTCGCCGAGCGGGCAGAGGACGAGACGCCTGCCGACGCCGTGCGCGTGCTCGTGCACGAGGACATCGAGCGGTTCACGACCGGCGATCCTGCTCTGGCCCGCGGCGAGTTCCCCGCGCAGAGCCTGCAGAGCGACATCCTGCGCCGCTACGCCCTGGAGTTCCGGCACGACCAGGCGGAGGCCATCGCGGCTGCCCTCGTCGAGACCGATCCTGCGCTGCCCCTCCTCGTGGCCCGCATCCACGCCGGCTCGCTCGTGACCGTCGTCCACGCCGTCACCGAGCGAATCGGTGCTGCCGTCCTCGACGACGCCGACCGCGAGACCGCGGCTGCTGAGCTGCGTGCCGACGCGGACACCGCCCTCGACGACGCCGCGGAGAACTTCCGGGCGACCGTGACGCGGGTGCGATCCAGGCGGCCTCGGGCCTGA
- a CDS encoding glycosyltransferase family 39 protein: MPTSAIPLPPPSGATPGILRLRSTRPGRAGSERRIAWLFGLVAALVSFAGSWIPSFWGDEAASVLSAERPLPSLFRMLGHVDAVHGAYYLGLHAWIDVFGASPLSVRLPSALVTGVLTAGVYFLVRELRTRRFAVAAAVVVAILPRVTYFGGEARSYAFGAAVAVWAVFVLVRLVEGRATGRRWWVLYGVLMAAGVYTFLYFGLLVVVHAVVLLQARASRQTFRAWAVASGAAVVAASPVLVFGLSQHGQVSFLARSRASSVPSVLISTWFGTVWFAVLGWGLIVVAVGFLVADVVRDRRVASAGGGGAGRPVSLTVLALAWLLIPLGILLAGNLVVADFTPRYVSYSAPAAAILLATGVVRLAGALTRTRREALVLAGALLAVVAVAAVPGYVGQRTPYAKHDTGWQSVSRVVGAHAAPGDAVVFDESTPTWMRPRLALTTYPDGFRGLRDVTLETPFAEADWWSSTAYTVDRAVALGRFDGVTRVWVVEARTDDYGLEPLARIGFERVAWYPAHGATVVELRR, from the coding sequence ATGCCGACCTCTGCGATCCCCCTGCCGCCGCCCTCCGGGGCGACCCCGGGCATCCTGCGTCTCCGCTCCACCAGGCCGGGCAGGGCCGGGAGCGAGCGCAGGATCGCGTGGCTGTTCGGGCTCGTCGCCGCGCTCGTCTCGTTCGCCGGCTCGTGGATCCCGTCCTTCTGGGGCGACGAGGCCGCGAGCGTCCTGTCGGCGGAGCGGCCGCTGCCGAGCCTGTTCCGGATGCTCGGGCACGTCGACGCCGTCCACGGCGCCTACTACCTCGGGCTCCACGCGTGGATCGACGTGTTCGGGGCGTCGCCGCTGTCGGTGCGGCTGCCGTCGGCGCTCGTCACGGGGGTGCTGACGGCGGGGGTGTACTTCCTGGTGCGGGAGCTCCGGACCCGGCGCTTCGCGGTCGCGGCCGCCGTGGTGGTCGCGATCCTGCCCCGGGTCACGTACTTCGGCGGAGAGGCCCGCTCGTACGCGTTCGGAGCTGCTGTCGCCGTCTGGGCGGTGTTCGTGCTGGTGCGGCTCGTCGAGGGGCGCGCGACCGGTCGGCGCTGGTGGGTTCTGTACGGCGTGCTGATGGCCGCGGGCGTCTACACGTTCCTCTACTTCGGGCTGCTCGTGGTCGTGCACGCGGTCGTGCTGCTGCAGGCGCGCGCGTCGCGGCAGACCTTCCGGGCGTGGGCCGTGGCGAGCGGGGCGGCTGTCGTCGCCGCGTCGCCCGTCCTCGTCTTCGGCCTCTCGCAGCACGGGCAGGTGAGCTTCCTGGCGCGGAGTCGGGCGTCGTCCGTGCCGTCCGTGCTGATCTCGACCTGGTTCGGGACCGTCTGGTTCGCCGTGCTCGGCTGGGGGCTCATCGTCGTCGCCGTGGGCTTCCTGGTGGCCGACGTCGTCCGCGACCGGCGCGTCGCGTCCGCGGGAGGCGGCGGGGCCGGCCGACCGGTGTCGCTGACGGTCCTGGCGCTGGCCTGGCTGCTGATCCCGCTCGGCATCCTGCTCGCCGGGAACCTCGTCGTCGCCGACTTCACACCGAGGTACGTGTCGTACTCCGCCCCGGCGGCAGCGATCCTCCTGGCGACAGGCGTCGTCCGGCTCGCCGGTGCGCTCACCCGCACCCGGCGCGAGGCGCTCGTGCTGGCGGGAGCACTGCTCGCCGTCGTGGCGGTGGCGGCCGTGCCGGGCTACGTCGGCCAGAGGACGCCCTACGCCAAGCACGACACGGGCTGGCAGTCGGTCAGCCGGGTCGTCGGGGCGCACGCGGCACCCGGCGACGCGGTGGTCTTCGACGAGTCGACGCCGACCTGGATGCGTCCTCGGCTCGCACTCACGACCTACCCCGACGGCTTCCGCGGCCTCCGCGACGTCACGCTCGAGACCCCGTTCGCCGAGGCCGACTGGTGGTCGTCGACGGCCTACACCGTCGACCGGGCCGTGGCGCTCGGACGCTTCGACGGCGTCACCCGCGTCTGGGTCGTCGAGGCGAGGACCGACGACTACGGCCTCGAGCCGCTCGCCCGGATCGGTTTCGAGCGGGTCGCGTGGTACCCGGCGCACGGGGCGACGGTGGTGGAGCTGCGGCGATAG
- a CDS encoding MalY/PatB family protein — protein MAADAATGTDTATGTDTDEYTSTIRGERTSIKWTRYAPAVLPLFVAEMDYGIAPEIADELVARIRSSDLGYLDGPGPLAPAFAAFAEQRWGWRLDPSRIHLATDVSVGIVETLRLALPDGGRVAITPPVYPPFFELVEEARAEVVEVPLSETWGTWRLDLDALERAFAGGTSVFLLCNPHNPLGLVHDRATLEALAEIAARHDVLVVSDEIHGPLTHPGVRFEPFAPIAEAAGARSVVVTSASKGWNLAGVKCSLVIAGDDRTADLLDRLNDEVACRTSILGLHANLRALSCTDWLDDAVQRIVANDRLLSQLLTEHLPGVVYHRPRAGYLAWLDFRGIGLGDDPALPLREHAYVALNSGLGFSREGGEGRGFARLNLACSPDTLREAVARIAAAYPASMQGSLVWRVA, from the coding sequence ATGGCCGCAGACGCAGCGACAGGCACGGACACCGCGACAGGCACCGACACCGACGAGTACACGTCGACCATCCGCGGCGAGCGCACCAGCATCAAGTGGACCCGCTACGCCCCCGCCGTCCTGCCTCTCTTCGTCGCCGAGATGGACTACGGCATCGCGCCCGAGATCGCCGACGAGCTGGTCGCCAGGATCCGCTCCTCCGACCTCGGCTACCTCGACGGCCCGGGCCCGCTGGCACCGGCCTTCGCCGCGTTCGCCGAGCAGCGCTGGGGCTGGCGGCTCGACCCGTCGCGCATCCACCTCGCCACCGACGTCAGCGTCGGCATCGTCGAGACGCTCCGGCTGGCCCTCCCGGACGGCGGCCGCGTCGCGATCACCCCGCCCGTGTACCCGCCGTTCTTCGAGCTCGTGGAGGAGGCGCGGGCCGAGGTGGTCGAGGTGCCGCTCAGCGAGACCTGGGGCACCTGGCGGCTCGACCTCGACGCCCTGGAGCGTGCCTTCGCGGGCGGCACGAGCGTCTTCCTGCTCTGCAACCCGCACAACCCGCTCGGCCTCGTGCACGACCGCGCCACCCTCGAGGCTCTGGCCGAGATCGCCGCGCGCCACGACGTCCTGGTGGTGAGCGACGAGATCCACGGCCCGCTGACGCACCCCGGCGTCCGCTTCGAGCCGTTCGCACCGATCGCCGAGGCGGCGGGGGCGCGCTCCGTCGTGGTCACGAGCGCCAGCAAGGGCTGGAACCTCGCCGGCGTGAAGTGCTCCCTCGTCATCGCGGGCGACGACCGGACGGCAGACCTCCTCGACCGGCTGAACGACGAGGTCGCCTGTCGCACGAGCATCCTGGGGCTCCACGCCAACCTCCGCGCCCTCTCGTGTACCGACTGGCTCGACGACGCCGTGCAGAGGATCGTCGCCAACGACCGCCTCCTCTCGCAGCTGCTCACGGAGCACCTGCCGGGCGTCGTGTACCACCGGCCGCGGGCCGGGTACCTCGCGTGGCTGGACTTCCGCGGGATCGGCCTCGGCGACGATCCTGCGCTCCCTCTCCGCGAGCACGCCTACGTCGCTCTCAACTCCGGCCTCGGATTCAGCCGGGAGGGCGGTGAGGGCCGCGGGTTCGCGCGCCTGAACCTGGCCTGCTCGCCCGACACGCTCCGCGAGGCCGTCGCTCGCATCGCCGCCGCGTACCCCGCCAGCATGCAGGGCTCCCTGGTCTGGCGCGTCGCCTGA
- a CDS encoding M1 family metallopeptidase, producing MFGRPRLSPVALVAAAAVAILPLAVGLGAASPAAAAAPASPGATSIGDSLFAGIGNGGYEVDHYGVELAYAGDGSIEATTTIQATAAQALSSFSFDFEGLDVASVTVDGQAAVFSRQSDPSRSEYKLLVTPAAPVSGSFTTVVAYSGTPTAHVDPDGSSEGWVATSDGATAVGQPVGTMTWLPSNNTPRDKATYDIALTVPTLISGRTAAGVSNGVLVSTTPHTDGTTTWVWKQTNPMATELALVSIGQYQEYRSTITLEGGRTIPEVSFVDPTTTAAAQEDIAALRAELPDVLAYLEKEYGPYPGSAAGVVVDNTDLGYALETQDRPFFERSIDEETLIHEFTHQWFGDAVSPADWNDIWLNEGPATYTPSLYTEDHSDDPDDSTEKAWYSTWRDTPASAAEWSTPPAAMTQPDQLFGWQVYNRGAMTLEALRLSVTTPVFEKIMREWFAERKGTSVRTADFIAVAEKVSGRDLSAFFKRWLFTGAKPAWPATWDLGLSTPSSQAAAVRAGSRLTYVITATSTGDVPLAGATVTADLGAISRAGTLDRASLPSGVTVRGTTLTWVVPATAVGSAASTSFAFTVGPVVASSTTATVTVRAETLGATCTGCGVAHRFVAAAATRPAPGGAGGSGAVDPAGSGDPTETLAATGSEPAAPLAAGAVLLAAGALLLAAGRRRRGARLG from the coding sequence ATGTTCGGACGCCCTCGTCTCTCGCCCGTCGCCCTCGTCGCTGCTGCGGCCGTCGCGATCCTGCCTCTCGCTGTCGGCCTCGGGGCGGCGTCACCCGCCGCCGCTGCCGCCCCGGCCTCGCCAGGGGCGACCTCGATCGGCGACTCGCTGTTCGCGGGGATCGGCAACGGCGGCTACGAGGTCGACCACTACGGTGTGGAGCTCGCTTACGCGGGTGACGGCTCCATCGAGGCGACCACGACCATCCAGGCGACGGCCGCTCAAGCCCTGTCGTCGTTCTCGTTCGACTTCGAGGGGCTCGACGTCGCGTCGGTCACGGTCGACGGGCAGGCCGCCGTCTTCAGTCGGCAGTCCGATCCGTCCCGGTCGGAGTACAAGCTCCTCGTCACCCCGGCCGCGCCCGTGAGCGGCTCCTTCACGACGGTGGTCGCCTACTCCGGCACGCCCACGGCCCACGTCGACCCCGACGGCTCCAGCGAGGGATGGGTCGCCACGAGCGACGGTGCGACCGCGGTCGGACAGCCGGTCGGCACGATGACGTGGCTGCCGAGCAACAACACCCCGCGAGACAAGGCGACCTACGACATCGCTCTCACCGTGCCGACGCTCATCAGCGGCAGGACGGCGGCGGGCGTCAGCAACGGGGTCCTCGTCTCGACGACGCCGCACACCGACGGCACCACGACCTGGGTCTGGAAGCAGACGAACCCGATGGCGACCGAACTGGCCCTGGTCTCGATCGGTCAGTACCAGGAGTACCGGTCGACGATCACGCTCGAGGGCGGCCGCACGATTCCGGAAGTGAGCTTCGTCGATCCCACCACGACGGCGGCCGCGCAGGAGGACATCGCGGCGCTGCGCGCCGAGCTCCCCGACGTGCTGGCCTACCTCGAGAAGGAGTACGGGCCCTACCCGGGCTCGGCCGCCGGTGTCGTCGTCGACAACACCGACCTGGGCTACGCCCTCGAGACGCAGGATCGCCCGTTCTTCGAGCGGAGCATCGACGAGGAGACGCTCATCCACGAGTTCACGCACCAGTGGTTCGGCGACGCGGTCAGCCCCGCCGACTGGAACGACATCTGGCTGAACGAGGGGCCGGCGACCTACACGCCGAGCCTCTACACCGAAGACCACAGCGACGACCCGGACGACTCGACCGAGAAGGCCTGGTACAGCACCTGGCGAGACACCCCGGCGAGCGCTGCGGAGTGGTCCACCCCGCCCGCCGCGATGACCCAGCCCGATCAGCTCTTCGGCTGGCAGGTCTACAACCGCGGAGCAATGACCCTCGAGGCGCTTCGTCTCTCGGTGACCACCCCGGTCTTCGAGAAGATCATGCGCGAGTGGTTCGCCGAGAGGAAGGGCACGAGCGTCAGGACGGCCGACTTCATCGCGGTCGCCGAGAAGGTGTCGGGACGGGACCTGTCCGCGTTCTTCAAGCGCTGGCTCTTCACCGGCGCCAAGCCGGCCTGGCCTGCCACCTGGGACCTCGGCCTCAGCACGCCCTCGAGCCAGGCCGCCGCGGTCAGGGCCGGGTCGCGCCTCACCTACGTCATCACGGCGACATCGACCGGCGACGTCCCCCTCGCCGGAGCGACCGTGACCGCCGACCTGGGCGCGATCTCCCGAGCGGGAACCCTCGACCGGGCGAGCCTGCCGAGCGGCGTGACGGTGCGGGGGACCACCCTCACGTGGGTCGTTCCGGCGACAGCGGTCGGTTCTGCCGCGTCGACCTCCTTCGCGTTCACGGTCGGCCCGGTCGTCGCATCATCCACGACCGCGACGGTGACCGTCCGTGCGGAGACGCTCGGAGCGACGTGCACGGGCTGCGGAGTGGCGCACCGGTTCGTCGCTGCTGCTGCGACCCGGCCCGCGCCCGGTGGGGCAGGCGGGTCGGGCGCGGTCGATCCGGCCGGCTCGGGCGACCCGACGGAGACCCTGGCCGCGACGGGTTCCGAGCCCGCAGCGCCCCTCGCCGCGGGTGCGGTGCTGCTCGCCGCGGGTGCTCTCCTGCTCGCTGCAGGTCGACGTCGGCGCGGGGCTCGCCTCGGCTGA
- a CDS encoding DUF4397 domain-containing protein, producing MRKPLIAGLAAGVLIALSSAMPATAAPGDASLTVFHGVPKVTVDVYLDGKRAIDDFKPGMMAGPLAVPAGSHTIAITAGDATDASKPIIGPITVDLASGGNYTAVAHDKTDGSPTATLYTNDTSRIPAGQGRLIVRHVAAAPAVDVLAGGKAVISNLTNPGEKSLVLPAGTVSASVAATGTTAPVIGPADVNVANGADTIVYAWGSLDDKTLALATQSITGLGTGPGGVPAGNAGLVASNAPSNQGLVGGSIAGLIALAGIAAVLIRRRVTGRQAEDQR from the coding sequence ATGCGCAAACCACTCATCGCCGGCCTCGCCGCCGGCGTGCTCATCGCACTGTCCAGTGCGATGCCCGCCACCGCCGCCCCCGGCGACGCCTCGCTCACCGTCTTCCACGGCGTGCCCAAGGTCACGGTCGACGTGTACCTCGACGGGAAGCGGGCCATCGACGACTTCAAGCCGGGCATGATGGCCGGCCCGCTGGCCGTCCCCGCAGGCTCGCACACGATCGCGATCACCGCGGGCGACGCGACCGACGCGTCGAAGCCCATCATCGGACCGATCACCGTCGACCTCGCCTCGGGCGGCAACTACACGGCCGTCGCCCACGACAAGACCGACGGCTCGCCCACCGCGACGCTCTACACGAACGACACCTCCCGGATCCCCGCCGGTCAGGGCCGCCTGATCGTCCGCCACGTCGCAGCCGCTCCCGCGGTCGACGTGCTCGCGGGCGGCAAGGCCGTCATCAGCAACCTGACCAACCCGGGCGAGAAGTCGCTCGTCCTCCCGGCCGGAACCGTCTCGGCCTCCGTCGCGGCGACCGGCACCACCGCCCCCGTGATCGGACCGGCCGACGTGAATGTCGCCAACGGCGCCGACACGATCGTCTACGCGTGGGGCAGCCTGGACGACAAGACGCTTGCACTCGCGACGCAGTCGATCACCGGCCTCGGAACGGGCCCCGGCGGCGTCCCCGCCGGCAACGCGGGCCTCGTCGCCAGCAACGCCCCGTCGAACCAGGGACTCGTGGGCGGCAGCATCGCCGGCCTCATCGCCCTGGCCGGCATCGCGGCCGTCCTGATCCGTCGCCGGGTCACCGGTCGCCAGGCGGAAGACCAGCGCTGA
- a CDS encoding class F sortase, with protein sequence MTTRDRSAARVLATREAALPLLSALSLVTALTLTGCTSLNSDQDAVPTGVPSDLTSTTSPTPAPSPEAGSPDGSATSSPAAIPQYRATIPPVAPAAAAPARVSVAWAGVKAAVVPVGIDSAGDMDLPPNPAEAGWYRYSAAPSASEGTTVMAAHVDAVGYGVGPFAHLVNVPKGTAVTVTDTAGAATEYRIDSVSLLTKTTVPWKSIFTTGGAHRLVLVTCGGAFDYTTHHYLSNLVIVATPA encoded by the coding sequence ATGACGACACGCGACAGGTCCGCCGCACGGGTGCTCGCCACCCGTGAGGCGGCCCTGCCGCTCCTCTCCGCCCTCTCGCTCGTCACCGCCCTGACGCTCACCGGCTGCACCAGCCTCAACAGCGATCAGGATGCTGTGCCCACCGGAGTCCCGTCCGACCTCACCTCGACGACCTCGCCGACCCCGGCGCCGTCCCCCGAGGCCGGCTCGCCAGACGGTTCGGCCACGTCGTCCCCGGCCGCGATCCCGCAGTACCGCGCGACGATCCCGCCGGTCGCCCCCGCCGCCGCCGCTCCCGCACGGGTCAGCGTCGCGTGGGCCGGAGTGAAGGCCGCAGTGGTCCCGGTCGGGATCGACAGCGCCGGCGACATGGACCTCCCGCCGAACCCGGCGGAGGCCGGCTGGTACCGGTACAGCGCCGCCCCCTCGGCGTCCGAGGGCACCACGGTCATGGCGGCGCACGTCGACGCCGTCGGCTACGGCGTCGGGCCGTTCGCCCACCTGGTCAACGTGCCGAAGGGCACCGCGGTCACCGTCACCGACACCGCCGGCGCGGCCACCGAGTACAGGATCGACTCGGTGTCTCTCCTCACGAAGACCACCGTGCCCTGGAAGTCCATCTTCACGACGGGCGGCGCCCACCGCCTCGTCCTCGTCACCTGCGGAGGAGCCTTCGACTACACGACCCACCACTACCTGAGCAATCTCGTCATCGTCGCCACCCCGGCATGA
- a CDS encoding RNA polymerase sigma factor, whose protein sequence is MTTTSPDDQQLADDFATGDVRALERVYKRWSPLVYTMALRSLTVPADADDVTQKVFVKAWNARQTFDPARGALSAWLVGITRNCIADTHAERQRRERLEERVLDDPLQDPAPSFDIADRMVIANEIDQLDEVPRQIIRLAFYNDLTHTQIAETLGMPLGTVKSHIRRSLARLRTRLEVNE, encoded by the coding sequence GTGACCACCACCTCACCAGACGACCAGCAGCTGGCCGACGACTTCGCGACGGGCGATGTGCGCGCTCTCGAGCGCGTCTACAAGCGCTGGTCGCCGCTGGTGTACACGATGGCCCTCCGCTCGCTCACCGTGCCGGCCGACGCCGACGACGTCACGCAGAAGGTCTTCGTGAAGGCCTGGAACGCGCGCCAGACCTTCGATCCTGCCCGGGGCGCCCTGTCGGCCTGGCTCGTCGGCATCACCCGCAACTGCATCGCCGACACCCACGCCGAGAGGCAGAGGAGGGAGCGGCTGGAGGAGCGTGTGCTCGACGATCCGCTGCAGGATCCTGCGCCGTCGTTCGACATCGCCGACCGCATGGTCATAGCGAACGAGATCGACCAGCTCGACGAGGTCCCGCGGCAGATCATCCGGCTCGCCTTCTACAACGACCTCACCCACACCCAGATCGCCGAGACGCTCGGGATGCCGCTCGGTACCGTGAAGAGTCACATCCGCCGAAGTCTCGCTCGGCTCCGAACACGATTGGAGGTGAACGAATGA
- a CDS encoding anti-sigma factor: MTHIDDESLALAALGSAELSADEARHLAECGACSDELEALRRTVVLGKDSQGVALEQPSAAVWSRIEAEIAGSAGTSAAPTLVGAAPAVAPPTPLARPRGADRARRSAPPRRPVQRSSSAARASSAARPSRRPVLWIAMTAVIAVLAAIGGVVASPYLRPTASTASTVVERTSLEALPGWGGARGTATLTRSAAGHLSLTIDMTPGSSKPATVAGPLREVWLMKQDLSGLVSLGFLTEGGGTFAVPDGVDVSTYDLVDISAQAADGVPAHSGQSIMRGRLT; encoded by the coding sequence ATGACCCACATCGACGACGAGTCGCTGGCACTGGCCGCGCTCGGGTCCGCAGAGCTCTCTGCCGACGAGGCGCGCCACCTCGCGGAGTGCGGCGCATGCTCCGACGAGCTCGAGGCGCTCCGTCGCACGGTCGTGCTCGGGAAGGACTCCCAGGGCGTCGCCCTCGAGCAGCCGTCCGCCGCCGTGTGGAGCCGGATCGAGGCGGAGATCGCAGGATCAGCGGGCACGTCCGCCGCCCCCACGCTCGTGGGCGCCGCACCCGCCGTCGCGCCTCCGACGCCCCTCGCCCGGCCCCGCGGCGCCGACCGCGCCCGAAGGAGTGCTCCGCCGCGCCGCCCCGTGCAGCGTTCCTCCTCCGCTGCTCGCGCCTCCTCCGCTGCTCGCCCCTCCCGCCGCCCGGTGCTCTGGATCGCGATGACGGCGGTGATCGCCGTCCTCGCCGCGATCGGCGGCGTCGTCGCCTCCCCCTACCTCCGTCCGACCGCGAGCACCGCGTCGACCGTCGTCGAGCGCACGAGCCTCGAGGCGCTCCCCGGCTGGGGCGGGGCGCGCGGCACGGCCACGCTCACCCGCTCCGCCGCGGGGCACCTGAGCCTCACGATCGACATGACGCCCGGGTCGTCGAAGCCGGCGACCGTGGCCGGGCCGCTCCGCGAGGTCTGGCTGATGAAGCAGGACCTCTCCGGGCTCGTGAGCCTCGGATTCCTCACCGAGGGCGGCGGGACCTTCGCGGTGCCCGACGGCGTCGACGTCTCCACCTACGACCTCGTCGACATCTCCGCGCAGGCGGCGGACGGCGTGCCGGCGCACTCGGGCCAGTCGATCATGCGGGGGCGGCTGACCTAG